The Prochlorococcus sp. MIT 0603 DNA window CAGTTTTTGTTAGATTAGTTAGTGTTAAATAAGAACCGTATAGAAAGCTCATGCGATAGTCATCATCTTTAAGATATAGTGTTTTACGCCTACCATGAGGTTGCTGATCAATAAAACAAAATGGACAGTGATTGTTGCATTGTTTGAGACCATCAAATAAGGCTTCTGTGAAGACTAGTCCTAATCCATCATCTTGATCTTTTTCAATATGAATCTTATGGAGTTTTTCTTCTTGATCAATTACTTCAATTTGTAGGTCTTCTTCAGAAATTAAGTATCTGTAATCTATTAAATCTCTTGGTCTTATTCCATTAATGCTTATTAATTTATCTCCAGGTTCAAACCCAAGATCCTCACCTATTGAATCTTTTTCGACGATTTCAACAACAGCAGGATGTGGCGCATCGTTAATGGATGGAATTGCATTATTTTGAGAAGGTTCTGTCCACACGGATTAGAAAAGTGTTGATTTAGTTTGCTATCAAATTGAATGATTCTTCTAGTTAGATTAGGCAATTTTTATAAGCCCAACAAATACAGAACCATATATTTTTTATTTTAGAACTAAGTAGGTCCTTTCAAAATAAGTAAGTGTTTAGATGCTTTACTATTGCGTTTGAATTGAGCTAGTTTGAGAAGCTTGATCTGGAGACTCTTTTCTCATCATCAAACAATTAGATAGCTTTTGCTCTGAGCCACTCTTTCACTACTAACGACTCTTCAGAATTGTCGGAGGGATATTTATCTAGGCCATCAACCTTGAGATTTTGTGCTGGAGCCCTTGTGGTTTTACCAGTTTTTCTGCAAGCACCCTGGGTCCATTTTCATCCTTTATCTGCATTATTGTTTACTTTTATTTTGGTGGGTTTAGGGATACTCTTAGCACAATTTGTTGATGATAAATGGTTTAGGATTGGTTCTCTTCTAATAGGAGTGAGTGGGAGTTGGTTAGGTGGATGTTTGTTTTGGGGTTGGTTGAGAATTCACCCTGTTTTACATTTGCCTGTAGAAGCTGTTGCTCTCCCTTTGGCTTGCGTAGGTCTTTTTTCAAAATGGAGAATTGGGGCTGCTTTTTATTTGGCTTGCTTGCTTGGCACTGCTTTTACAGATCTGATGATGGTTTTGACTGGAGTAATGAGATTCTGGCCTGCTGTCGTTTCAGTATCTGTTGAAGAAGCTGCTCAGATATTAAGTGACACTTCTATTAATCTTTTTAGCCCCATAAAGTTGTTTTTGATTTTTTTAGCAGCTGTTTTAATTATTCTTCTCTCTAATCAAATGAATCAAAGAGGCACTCTTAATTCACCTGGTGGACGCGCTTGGTTAGTTGCTGGCGCGGCTTTAACAACAACACTTTGGGTTGATGGGTTGTTTTTGGTGACTGCGCTTCTTCAGCCAAGGTTTAGTGGATTGATATAGCGAGATTTGATTTATGGATGTCTCCTGTAATTCAACTCCTATATCTAAGGGATCATGGGATGTGATTGTCATAGGAGCAGGTGCAGCAGGATTGATGACTTGTCTCGAATTGCCTTCTCACTTGAATGTGTTGCTAGTCAATCGCAATACAAGTAAAAAGTCAGCAAGTCGATGGGCTCAAGGGGGGATTGCTTCGGTAACTAGAAAAGAAGATAGTTTCTCTAGTCATGCAGAAGATACATTTAAAGCTGGCGGAGGTTTATGCGATGGAGATGCTGTTCGAATGTTGGTGGAAAATGCACCTATATGCGTTGACAGACTTCAAAATTTAGGCATGGAATTTGACAGAGATCTAAATGGACTATCAACTACTTTAGAGGCTGCACATAGCTATAGACGTGTGCTACATGTTCAAGATCAAACTGGGAGAGCATTGATTGATGTCTTGAGAGATCAAGTTGAGAAAAGATCTAATATTCTTCATCGTCGAGGTGTAAGAGTTACTCAACTTTGGGTTGAAAATAATAGGTGCATTGGTGTTCAGGTTTTAGATGGACCTTTCCTTTATTGGATTCAATCTAGAGCTGTTGTTTTGGCATCTGGTGGTGGTGGTCATTTATTTGCTAATACCACTAATCCTCCTCAGGCTTGTGGAGAAGGGTTGTCTTTGGCTTGGAAAGCAGGAGCTTCGATCGAGGACCTTGAATTTTTTCAATTTCATCCCACAGCATTAAAAATGAAAGGTGCGCCTTGTTTTCTGATTTCTGAAGCGGTCAGAGGTGAAGGCGCGGTTTTGGTTGATCGCTATGGAAAAAGTCCCGTAGCCCATTTATCTCACCGTGATCTTTCAGTTAGAGATCAAGTGAGCAGGGCTCTGGTGAAGACCATGCAATCTCAAGGAGTTAGTTCTCTTGGCCTCAATTTAATGCGGATTCCTTATCAAAAAATTCAAGAACGTTTTCCTTCAATTCTTCAACGATGTAGAGAAATGGGAATTGACCCCTTACATAGTTTGATTCCTATTGCACCTGCAGCGCATTATTGGATGGGCGGTGTGGCAACAAACATGCATGCTGAAACATCATTGACTGGTTTGTATGCAGTAGGGGAAGTAGCATGCACTGGTGTTCATGGGGCCAATAGATTGGCCAGTAATTCTTTATTGGAGTGCCTTGTATTTGCTGGCCAAATGTCTAATATTCATTTAAATGATTACCTTTATCCGAACAGAGATATTCCAAAATATTGTTTTCATGTTGATATTCTTTCTGATATAGATGAAGCTAGTAATGATGATTTTTTGAGATCATCTATTAACGAATTAAGAGAATTATTTTGGAATGAGGTGGGAGTAAATCGATCTAAGAAGGGTATGCAACGAGCTATCAAAAATATAAGATCAGATTTCAACAATTTATCCCAACACACTTTATTAAGTTTAGTCCAGAATCAAAATATAGATATATGCAACTACTTTGATGAAATAACAAGAAAGAAAATAAATTTACTTCTTGATTTGAGTCATCGACAACTAACTAGTATTCTAACATTAAATGCTTGCTTATTTAGATGTGAAAGCAGGGGTGGGCATTATAGAGTCGATGCCCCTCAATCTTTGCCATACTGGAGATGTCATTCTCAACAGATAAGAGGTGAATCAATAAAAACAAGGCCTGTAAGAAATTAACTCTATTAGAAATCTCTAGGCCCATTATAGCCACTTATGTTAGCTAATTCATCAAGAGATTTTACACCTGATTGTATCTCTCCATTGATTTCCCATGAGGGGAAGGCTTCAATTCCTTTTCTTTTACATAAATCTGTTTTGCTGTTGACCCCGTCAATAGCGCATTCAACTGATTTAAGATTATCTGATGCTTCATTTCCAAACATTTCCATCTGATCATGGCAATGAGAGCACCAATATGCTTTGTATAGAATTATATTTTTCTTGTTTAAATACTGTGCTAATTGAATTGAAGATTTTGAGCTTTTATTGTTGATTATAGGAGCCTCTCCTTGATTTAAAATTGGAGATTGAGCTTTACTTGGATCCACTGACGATGTCCATATTAATCCTCCTAATAAAATAACTATAGTAACAATTAAACCTCTAAAAAATAATTCTCTACGGTCTTCCCAACCTCCTCCAATTATTGTTAAGATAAAAATAAAACTGGATATTACAGCTGAAAGAATACAGAAAAAACAAAAAGCTTTTATTTTTATGATCATTATTCCCATCAATATAAAACTGAATATGGCCATAGAATTTGATATAAGAAATAATCCCCACCATGCTTTTCTAGTGACTTCTAGCTTGCTTGTAGATATCCAAGGCAGAAAAGGAATTGTCGCTAGAAGTAATACGCTTAGATAACAAATAAAACCAATAAAAGATAGTGGAATATCTGACCCATTAATTTGAAAGACTGTACCCCAAGGGCTATTGAGAACTTTGTCGCAACCGCCTGTTCCCCCAGGACAAGAAAGAGTGCTAATCCAACCCCATCTATGGAGAGTGATAGAACCTGTATCAATAATTCCTATGGTTGCCAAGACTCCTATAAGAGTCCGAGCAATCTTGGAGCCTGGATCCTGTCTTCTACGACTTTTTATGCGAGATGTCCCCATTTTGTTAGTAATTTTTGGATCTTTAGAGTTTTTCTAAGAATAGTCTTTTTATGAGTTAGAACGATCATATTATTTTTATGATGATTGATTTTCTTTTAAGTTTCCATAATGATTGAGATAGTAAAAGGCAATAAATCATAGATAAGACGAAATCATTTCCCCAACTGCATCCGTCAGTAGCTTTTGTTCACCTTGGGTGTGAAAAAAATCTTGTGGATACTGAACACATGATGGGTTTACTTGATCAAGCAGGATATGCAGTTAATTCTAATCCTTCTGATGCTTCTTTAGTAGTTGTAAATACCTGTAGTTTCATTCAAGATGCCCGCGAAGAATCCGTTCGAACATTAATAGGTTTGGCAGATCAGGGGAAAGAACTAATTATTGCTGGATGCCTTGCGCAACATTTTCAAGATGAATTGATGCAGTCAATCCCAGAAGCAAAAGCAATTATTGGTACTGGAGATTATCAGCACATCTTAAAGGTCTTGAAAAGAATTGAGAAGGGAGAAAGAGTTAACCAAGTTTCTCAGATACCTAAATTTGTTGGGGATGAAAAGTTACCTCGTTTTAGAGCTAAAGGTCAGGCCATTGCTTATTTAAAAATTGCTGAAGGATGCGATTATCGTTGTGCTTTTTGCATTATTCCAAAATTAAGAGGAAATCAACGAAGCCGTTCAATTGAATCAATTGTCTTTGAAGCGAATGAATTAGCCAAAAATGGTGTAAAAGAATTAATTTTAATTAGCCAAATTTCTACTAATTATGGAATTGATATTTATGGATTTCCTGCTCTAGGTAATTTATTAAGAGCTCTTGGAGAGGTTGATATCCCTTGGATTCGAGTTCACTATGCATACCCTACAGGGATCACATCTGAATTGATCCAGGTTTTTAAAGAAGTACCTAACTTACTGCCCTATCTTGATTTGCCTTTGCAACATAGCCATCCAGATGTACTCAGAGCAATGAATCGACCGTGGCAGGCTGATCTTAATTCTTCTTTATTAGATAGCATTAGAGACCAATTGCCTGATGCTGTATTTAGAACATCTTTTATTGTGGGCTTCCCTGGCGAGACGGAATCTGAATTTGATCATCTTGTTTCTTTTGTTGAAAATCAGGAATTTGATCATGTTGGTGTCTTTACATTTTCCTTGGAGGAGGGAACGAAGGCTTCATCTTTAGATAATCAAGTTCCTTTGGACGTTGCGCAATCACGCAAAGATAAAATAATTTCCATTCAGCAACCTATTGCGGCTCGAAAAAATCGAAATTCCATTGGAAGGACTCTGGATGTATTAATTGAGAAAGAAGATTTAGAAACAGGAGAAATATTGGGTAGATGTTATCGCTTTGCTCCAGAAGTTGATGGATCAGTGAGATTGCAAGGAGATAGTTCCGACAAGAGTTTCATTCCTGGAAGCATGGTTCCAGCATTAATTACTGGTTCTGATTTATATGATTTGACAGGAAGAGTTATTGGAGCTAAGGAAATGGTTTTGTCTGCAAGAACTAAACTTTAGATAAATAAAAAGAATATTCCTTTTATTTTCCCTCAATATATTTTGTAGCAACTTATCTTTGCATTGAATTTCAATTGGCTTTTTAAAGATAATTAGATTAGCTTTATTGCTTTTAAGACTTTATTGATACCAAACGCTGCACCAAGACCGATTCCAACTAGCGCAAAATAAAATAAAACTCCCATTAGCAAAAATCAATTTGTACTTATTAGAACAGATCTAGGTCCCTTTTGTGCCAAAACTATTTAGCTTTTGAAATTTAATCTTGTATGTAAGGCTTCCCATGGATTAGGCAATACTCAGCCTTTTGTAGTTCTCTGCCAAGATAAAGAGCATGATCAAGCTTGGAAAGTGGTAATGGTCCCTCCCCTTCAGTTATTTTAATTCCCAGTTCTTTTGCGGTTTTCCCTTTAAATATTTGAACAGGGTATCTTTCGTTCCCATTACTGCAGCTAATTACTTTTCCAGTTGTGGGGTCTGTTGCTCTTCCTGTGTCATCAATATTATTGCTGAAATGCTTAACTACTAATTCCTTTGTTTTTTCGTCTACGATGATTAAAAAATACCCATTTGGATCGAGTGCAATATTCCTTCCAGAATATTTTTCGTCGATATCTTTGATCAGTTTTTCTGTATTTGTTTTGGAAAACTTTGTGCCCATATCTTTAAATTACAAATTAGGTCATATTTATACAAGTAAAGCTATCAAAAAGAAATAATTTGATTAAAGCTTATAGGAGGTTAAATATTATTAAGTATATCTATCAAGATCTTGAAAAATTATTGGCATACGGAATTGTAGAATTGAAGGAAATTAATACTGTCTTTTCATATAAGAACTTATTTTTATTGCAAAATCAATCATGAAATTTATAGGCCATTGTCCGAAATGTATTAACTGGTTTTCAATTCAAACTTTTTTACCTTTTATCACTATTAATCCTAAA harbors:
- a CDS encoding DUF3120 domain-containing protein, which encodes MSEGYLSRPSTLRFCAGALVVLPVFLQAPWVHFHPLSALLFTFILVGLGILLAQFVDDKWFRIGSLLIGVSGSWLGGCLFWGWLRIHPVLHLPVEAVALPLACVGLFSKWRIGAAFYLACLLGTAFTDLMMVLTGVMRFWPAVVSVSVEEAAQILSDTSINLFSPIKLFLIFLAAVLIILLSNQMNQRGTLNSPGGRAWLVAGAALTTTLWVDGLFLVTALLQPRFSGLI
- the nadB gene encoding L-aspartate oxidase, translating into MDVSCNSTPISKGSWDVIVIGAGAAGLMTCLELPSHLNVLLVNRNTSKKSASRWAQGGIASVTRKEDSFSSHAEDTFKAGGGLCDGDAVRMLVENAPICVDRLQNLGMEFDRDLNGLSTTLEAAHSYRRVLHVQDQTGRALIDVLRDQVEKRSNILHRRGVRVTQLWVENNRCIGVQVLDGPFLYWIQSRAVVLASGGGGHLFANTTNPPQACGEGLSLAWKAGASIEDLEFFQFHPTALKMKGAPCFLISEAVRGEGAVLVDRYGKSPVAHLSHRDLSVRDQVSRALVKTMQSQGVSSLGLNLMRIPYQKIQERFPSILQRCREMGIDPLHSLIPIAPAAHYWMGGVATNMHAETSLTGLYAVGEVACTGVHGANRLASNSLLECLVFAGQMSNIHLNDYLYPNRDIPKYCFHVDILSDIDEASNDDFLRSSINELRELFWNEVGVNRSKKGMQRAIKNIRSDFNNLSQHTLLSLVQNQNIDICNYFDEITRKKINLLLDLSHRQLTSILTLNACLFRCESRGGHYRVDAPQSLPYWRCHSQQIRGESIKTRPVRN
- a CDS encoding vitamin K epoxide reductase family protein, with product MGTSRIKSRRRQDPGSKIARTLIGVLATIGIIDTGSITLHRWGWISTLSCPGGTGGCDKVLNSPWGTVFQINGSDIPLSFIGFICYLSVLLLATIPFLPWISTSKLEVTRKAWWGLFLISNSMAIFSFILMGIMIIKIKAFCFFCILSAVISSFIFILTIIGGGWEDRRELFFRGLIVTIVILLGGLIWTSSVDPSKAQSPILNQGEAPIINNKSSKSSIQLAQYLNKKNIILYKAYWCSHCHDQMEMFGNEASDNLKSVECAIDGVNSKTDLCKRKGIEAFPSWEINGEIQSGVKSLDELANISGYNGPRDF
- the rimO gene encoding 30S ribosomal protein S12 methylthiotransferase RimO, producing the protein MIDKTKSFPQLHPSVAFVHLGCEKNLVDTEHMMGLLDQAGYAVNSNPSDASLVVVNTCSFIQDAREESVRTLIGLADQGKELIIAGCLAQHFQDELMQSIPEAKAIIGTGDYQHILKVLKRIEKGERVNQVSQIPKFVGDEKLPRFRAKGQAIAYLKIAEGCDYRCAFCIIPKLRGNQRSRSIESIVFEANELAKNGVKELILISQISTNYGIDIYGFPALGNLLRALGEVDIPWIRVHYAYPTGITSELIQVFKEVPNLLPYLDLPLQHSHPDVLRAMNRPWQADLNSSLLDSIRDQLPDAVFRTSFIVGFPGETESEFDHLVSFVENQEFDHVGVFTFSLEEGTKASSLDNQVPLDVAQSRKDKIISIQQPIAARKNRNSIGRTLDVLIEKEDLETGEILGRCYRFAPEVDGSVRLQGDSSDKSFIPGSMVPALITGSDLYDLTGRVIGAKEMVLSARTKL
- the petL gene encoding cytochrome b6-f complex subunit PetL, yielding MGVLFYFALVGIGLGAAFGINKVLKAIKLI
- a CDS encoding DUF4346 domain-containing protein, whose translation is MGTKFSKTNTEKLIKDIDEKYSGRNIALDPNGYFLIIVDEKTKELVVKHFSNNIDDTGRATDPTTGKVISCSNGNERYPVQIFKGKTAKELGIKITEGEGPLPLSKLDHALYLGRELQKAEYCLIHGKPYIQD